The DNA segment TTGATGAAGTAATGATAAAACTcttcagacctggatgagaatgagcaaaaacttctttattgtagaCAATCAGCCATccattccattgagctcaagaaATCAAATCACTAAGTCAAAAAGGAACAAATGAAAGCTCAAAAAGAGCATTCACATGTAAAACAAAACCTCAAAGTATCAACAGAATGAAAAAGCTGCAGCACTTAAAAATAGGTTCACCGTCTGAACTGCCCCACGAAAAGAACTGCGTACTTCCCCATAAAAGtcccctcaatatataccctggtgctTCTAAGCACCTCCTTCTTTAGTTCTGTCTTTGTCAGCAAATTCCCATTATGTTTCGAGTTGTTCTCTGGGGCTCCGCCTGGTTATTTACATGTTTCTTCTGAAATCCCCTTATTTCCCCGAATTGCCTTATACGCCCTTTAGTGACTTCATATCCTGcctttctgaattccccttattTTCCAGAATCATCACCTGACCCTTACTCATGTGCCCaaatatggattttccttcttCCGTAGTTTCCTATTATTTTCGACCTTTTTcgtcattgttattaaaaaatgagcTCAAGAGAGCTTTACTTCCTCATTCTTATCACATTTATCGCTCAACCTTTCATGACAGACGTCTCGTGGATTAGTCCTCTTGTCAGCTATAATGAGTAAGTTCttatcatttctgtttcttgtttcttgTATTGACTATATGTCTTAAATgattatttgtatgtttaacTATTACAAGCTCTTACTTCTATTTggttatattttaatgtgttgCTATTGCTGCTAAGctttgctgttgctgttgtgtATATTACTAGAGCCCATAATGTTGGCTCTTTTAAGCTATGTTAAACTTTTCTGAACTTCACTCTGATCTCAGTCTGACCTTCAGACTGGGCTTGCTCATTGCATtctttaagccttagttccacTATTTCTTATCTGGGCTACTCCCTTTTCCCTTAGATTCTCAGCCTCAGGGTCAGCCAATTCGTCCTGGTCACACCATCTGGATTTCTCGGTCTACTCCCTATAGGAGGCCTGTTCCTGCTGAGGTCATGACCAGCTTTCGCCGCTATCAGCTGCGTCATCTTACTCAGGAGTTCTGCTCCTTCCTGGAACATCTATATTCCTCCCCACTTCCTGAGCAGCCTCTCTTGCTGTCTCACATTGTACAGACACCTCTGACACATACTTCTTCCACTCAAACCTCTCTGCCTCCCATCCTGGTGGACCAAAGGACACAAACTGATGGTTGTCCTCATGCTGAACCCTGTTGCCCTAGGCTGACAACTCCTGCCTCTCCTCCTCGTACATCCTCTCTCCCTGTTGCCTATATTCGCCCTTTGGCGGTTCTTACCTCTCCTTCTCGTCTCACATCTCCTCCTTTTGGCTACATTCACTCCCTTTCGTCCAGTGCAGCCTCCTCTCCCTCTTACTCTGAGCCTGGTTCCCCAGGCTTTGTTCCTTTCTCCCCTTCTCCTAGGCCTGGGTCCCCAGACTACACTCCTACCTCTCCCAGGCCTGATAGCTCTGGATCTCATTACTTTTACTAATTTTATCTGTAATAAACTCCTTCTCTCCCTTCTATAGTTTCTGAGTGgttcatgtgtttattatatcatttacatttaccttaTTATGACAACTGGGCTCTTATGCCCATATATCTTATGATACCAACCATAATAAGCCTTGATTATGCTTCCTTGGGGCGTCTCTAGTATATCAATCGATTTTTTCACAACATCAACActattaatgtaatttgacatgaaacacctgagttcgggacaggtatctgaagttataactgtgttaatgtaatttgacatgaaacacctgagatcaggacaggtatcttaatttataaaactattaatgtaatttaacatgaaacacctgagatcaggacaggtatttTATTAGTATGAATGTCACGAAACACTCGCAACTGCGGAAAGCTTATCTAAAGTTGTAAAagtatgaatatatatttttttaaaaacactcacCATATCAGACAAGTAACGTTATCTGAAGCTTATGCAAATGGCTTTCCTCCCAATCTGCGCATGATCGTTGACCTATGCAggttatcaaataggccactcCTCCCCattgacgcaatatctgttacgctgtccTGAAATCCcaggaaataagtgcctgccatatcaaaacactgagtccaatgaggggaactgatgtcacatgtagccccacccccaaaataaacgaaatcaaaaagttagtacaacatggacatgtcatatatcaaaacattcaggaAATATACATTCTAGTTACATTTACTGTTCCTTATAattaaagtacaaatataatttGAATTATGCCAGATGCTTTCTTTTAAAAGACCCATCAAATTCTATTAATAAGTGTAAAACATCTGTGGTACATTAAATCCAGATATGTGGATATGTGTTATGTGTATCATCTGTGTTTTCACTTCTGTGTCAGTATTGTTGCTATTAGGAAACCATGCTTTGTGCAATGCTGCTTCCCTTCTCTActtgaaataataattttaatttcagcAGAATAGGTACAAGCTAATATGTCAACAGTTCTACACTGTACAATTCAGCAGTCTTTAATGATTATTTCTTGGCACACTGTGCAAGATGATCACAACAAGAATTCCATAAGAGACTGTGTGGTTAAGTCAGGTTAAATGAGCAAGATTACGTTATTAAGCTATTATGTTGTCATATTGCAGCAGTTCAGCACTGGTTTGTAGCTGAAATCATAAAAATAGCATCACAttgtcaaaataaataagttttatgAACAGTTTACATGCTTATTAGCTAGCTCCAAACCTAGTGGTGGTGCAGCACCTCGGCCAGCCTCAAACTTCAGCACCATGGTCAGATCTGCTGGTGATGAGAGCGAGGCAGGGTGTAAAGACACCCTCCAAAAAGAAGATGAACCTATGCCATGCTCCTGGAGAGGACCGTGTCACCTCAGTGCTGCCTTCACACCCTCTAAAAGACAAGTTTGCTTTCTTTGCTCACCATTTTCTTGGCGGAACAAAGGCAGAACATAGACACACCACAGACAGGGATCTTCAATAAAGGTGCAGTTTCTCTAGAATGCTATTCTTAGGAATTAGAATGCTCTGTGGTTTGCAGTGCAGCAGTGTCATTGAGTGtcatctttgtctgtctctcattgtaagctcaaatcccaggtccactgctGGGGCCCTTAAGGCCTTTAacccaattgctcagttttattaaaaaattctatcaaatataagtcgctctggataagggcatctgcttaATGCAAATCAGTATGATAGCAGCATTTTTCTTATTTGAAATTTggaaagtattttaaaaatagctcATCTATTAAACATACATAGAATATTAGATGTTTTAATCACCACTTTGCCTGAGAAAGAGGCAAAAGAGgcaagaaactgttcctgtggtTCTTGTATCTTACAAgtcgcatcttcctcttcacaataccccatagattttcttgactcgggaaattcaactttacttaagatgccaaggtcacttttttccttctcgataggtgagtaacattatttttgctttgtttcacagaactaatatatgccgtcctttgcatgattatgcttgtctgtcatttttgcttgtttgtttatctgcaattgtattgttcttcccttcagctatgataaagacccatttctttccattatctGCCTGCGTTCCGTATGCATGGGTGGGACCCTGGgttcggtgtgtgtttgttttggtgattttaaatgt comes from the Tachysurus fulvidraco isolate hzauxx_2018 chromosome 17, HZAU_PFXX_2.0, whole genome shotgun sequence genome and includes:
- the LOC113658065 gene encoding DNA-directed RNA polymerase II subunit RPB1-like, with protein sequence MNSQPQGQPIRPGHTIWISRSTPYRRPVPAEVMTSFRRYQLRHLTQEFCSFLEHLYSSPLPEQPLLLSHIVQTPLTHTSSTQTSLPPILVDQRTQTDGCPHAEPCCPRLTTPASPPRTSSLPVAYIRPLAVLTSPSRLTSPPFGYIHSLSSSAASSPSYSEPGSPGFVPFSPSPRPGSPDYTPTSPRPDSSGSHYFY